The following DNA comes from Camelina sativa cultivar DH55 chromosome 14, Cs, whole genome shotgun sequence.
AAAAAGATCAATGAATTGACCATTCTATGTGGTTTACCCGCTTGTGCCATCATTTACAGCGAGTACAAGGATGGTCCTGAGCTCTGGCCAAACGTTAACGAGGTTCGTTCTCTTCTTGACAGGTTAAGCGAGCTTCCGGTGGAGAAACAGACCAAATACATGATGGACCAGAAGGATctcatgaagaagatgatccaggAGGCTGAGAAAAAGTTGGAGAAAGAGAAGTGGTATACTCGTGCGATGAAACTTGGGATAATGGCTTCGACTAGTGATCTAACCACTGATACTGATTGTTCTGAGGAACTGGCCAAAGCAGCCGAGGTAGTTGACAAGAAGCTCAAAGCCATCAGAGAGAGAATCAAGGCTGTGGAAGCAGGAGCCCCTATCATCAAGAGAGAATAGCCttatcaaataataatttcttatCTTATCTTTATTAATGTCATCGTTTTAAATTGTTTTCAGATTAAGATGGTTTGGTTTAATGGTGTTGAAATTTATGTTCTATGATTTGCTTTTGCATTCTTAAGAAGGATTTGGAGAATTATATAAATCTCTTTGGTCTTCGTGTGATCTTGATTGATATGTATTTGGTTTATGAAGaggggtattcaacttgatgttttaaggatttggtaggattttaatattttagaattttgaaagatttcagagatttttagagatttgattgtattttagatttttttttatttttctttttagaaaatgaaatctgtgattttataagattatgtgAGATTTTATTGGTAAACTttgtgtgattttaaaatattttgcaatacaaaaaaaaaaaaaaatctgtcaaaaaagaaagaaagaagttgtGGGAGATGAAGCCGTAAATTTGTCGAGACACCACCATAGAGCCTAAATtatgcaagaaagaaaaagaagctttaagtgagatgaagaacaaaggaagaagatgagcaaaaaggagaagaagaaggtggaagacacatgaggagaagaaggaataaGTCAATAAGGAAGTTGGGCTTAGtaggtttgtgtgtgtgttgtaagAAAAAATCCACGTGATCCCATATTTCAATGGTTCTCTATAGACAATAACCAAAACAGCAGAAGAAAAtgatagaaagagagaagcaaacatgaatggaagaaaaaaaaaagaaacaaacgtgaaacaaaaaaatgtcgtGTGATGAGATACAACTTGTGGAAGAAGATGACGTGGCCATAGTTTCAGTATTAAATAGTTTCAGCATTCTCTATTGTGTAATCGGACATGAGAGAAAATTGTCATAAGTTACTTGTGTTCTGTTCTAATTTTCATTGTTAAACACTTGATTATCCCATAATTGTGACCTATCATCATGAATGTGTTTCTACGAACAGAGATGGTCTGCGGAGAGTTGCCGGAGTTATCTGCGGAGAAAGCTTACAGAACAGAGATGGTGGTGGTTTTaggactgtttttttttgttttgtttttaatgaaatcttttaaaattccaCCTCAAAGGGTATGATTTTGAGAGgagtattttttaactaaaaagcaaagaaaaagtctcttagaatcattcaaagtagtattctaaaaaaagttgtgatattttgaataacaagagattttaagttggttttataaattattgattgaataacaagagattctgaattattttaaagaattttataaaaatcttagttgaataacataggatttcataagattttttaaaattcttaattgaataacagagtattttaagaatactttaaaatcctttaaaatgttAAGTTCAATACCTCCCTCGAACagatttcttatatatttcCGAAGATTTTCTTCCTTATATGTTTGCTATTCTACTTTtatttctaatctttttcaGTCAACCTAATGCTTTATATTTGATAGGAAATCATTTGTCTTATTTCTTaccaagaaaaaatatattctctATTATCTTCTACGATTATTGATCGATTATATTGTAGTgtagaaaattataattattttgttttcacaaaaaaaaaaaaaaaaaaaNGTCAGTCAAATCGATTTTACCCAATTCtataaataaactatttaaatcgatAAAAAATGATTCTCAACATTGCACGATGCAAACAAAATAGTAAAGTCTTATTTTTTTACCGTATTGAAAAACTAATGAagacaattataatttatttatttaaatgctAAACTATTGgtcttttatttaaataagtcaaatgtatatataatattaataaatattttattattttccaaaacttaTGTCTTTGTAACTGTCAAATTATTGTTAAATAAGTTTCATTTTAATTTGCAACAGTCTTAATTAATAGTTTGACCAGAAAAGACAAATTTT
Coding sequences within:
- the LOC104740961 gene encoding agamous-like MADS-box protein AGL80; the protein is MGRRKVTHQLIADNATRRVTFRKRKDGLLKKINELTILCGLPACAIIYSEYKDGPELWPNVNEVRSLLDRLSELPVEKQTKYMMDQKDLMKKMIQEAEKKLEKEKWYTRAMKLGIMASTSDLTTDTDCSEELAKAAEVVDKKLKAIRERIKAVEAGAPIIKRE